A genomic stretch from Penicillium digitatum chromosome 4, complete sequence includes:
- a CDS encoding Protein transport protein Sec24, putative, which yields MAAPQGGFPPQEGYGQPVYGSPEPTQSPVHGQGAPAPAAGGKKKRAYAGEAFGFGSGANAALGGQPTAGGAYGAYTQQPQVAGYQQPAYGADPRQMQPAAPSYGAPVAADVSQMTQQFGGMGMSEPHHMPPPQPVAQAPMRPQVQLNQLYPTDLRSQPFNVAELDYPPPPVILPPGTSVYPSPEANCPTKYMRSTLNAVPTTNSLLKKSKLPFALVIQPYASLHDAEDPVPVIPDQVISRCRRCRSYINPFVTFLDHGHRWRCNMCNLTNDVPQAFDWDSTLQKPADRALRADLNHSMVEFVAPQEYMVRPPQPLVYLFLIDVSYASVTNGLLATTARTIQESLDRIPNADRRTRLGFIAVDSSLHYFSIPRDESESSEPRMLVVSDLDEPFLPIPGDLLVTLSECRENIEVFLRKLQEMFQNTQNNSCAMGAALRAGYKLISPVGGKMTVLSSSLPNMGHGALTMREDKKVLGTSKESSLLQTANSFYKSFAVECSKAQVSVDMFLFSSQYQDVASLSCLPRYTGGQTYFYPGWNAARTEDAMKFAREFSDYLSSEIGLEAVLRVRATTGLRMNTFYGNFFNRSSDLCAFPAFPRDQAYVVEVAIDETVTKPVVCMQAAVLHTTCNGERRIRVLTLALPTTQNLADVYASADQQAIATLFSHKAVERTLSSGLEPAREALQAKIVELLQTYRKELAGGSVSGGGLQFPANLRALPVLFLAMIKNLGLRKSAQIPTDMRSAALCLLSTLPLPLLIQFIHPRMYSLHDMPDNAGVPDPQTGEIVLPPAVNLSSGRLVPYGLYLIDDGQTQFLWVGRDAVSQLIEDVFGVPDKSQLRVGKQTLPDVENEFNQRVRAVVEKSRDHRAKGVGSMTVPHLYIVREDGEPGLRLWAQTMLIEDRADQSVSLDQWMGSLQEKL from the exons ATGGCAGCACCACAAGGGGGATTCCCTCCTCAAGAAGGGTATGGTCAGCCCGTTTACGGCTCCCCAGAACCCACACAGTCCCCGGTCCATGGGCAAGGCGCGCCAGCGCCAGCCGCAggtggaaagaagaagagagctTACGCCGGTGAGGCATTCGGTTTTGGCTCCGGTGCCAATGCTGCACTCGGTGGACAACCCACGGCTGGGGGTGCTTACGGGGCCTACACTCAACAGCCTCAAGTTGCAGGATATCAACAACCGGCCTACGGTGCGGACCCCAGACAGATGCAACCCGCAGCGCCGTCATATGGCGCACCTGTTGCCGCAGATGTCTCCCAGATGACACAGCAATTTGGTGGAATGGGCATGAGCGAACCTCACCACATGCCGCCCCCGCAGCCTGTGGCCCAAGCCCCTATGCGACCTCAGGTCCAGCTCAACCAGCTTTACCCCACGGACCTTCGATCCCAACCTTTCAACGTCGCTGAGCTGGACTATCCCCCTCCTCCAGTTATCTTGCCTCCGGGA ACCAGTGTTTACCCATCGCCCGAAGCTAATTGCCCTACGAAATACATGCGCTCTACGCTAAACGCTGTCCCCACAACTAACTCCCTTCTGAAGAAATCAAAGTTGCCCTTCGCCCTTGTCATCCAACCGTATGCCTCTCTTCACGATGCCGAGGACCCGGTTCCTGTGATACCAGACCAAGTCATCTCACGATGCCGACGTTGCCGTTCCTATATCAATCCCTTCGTCACCTTCCTCGACCATGGCCATCGCTGGCGTTGTAATATGTGTAACCTGACGAATGATGTGCCACAAGCCTTTGATTGGGATTCTACACTGCAAAAGCCCGCCGATCGTGCGCTGCGTGCTGATCTCAACCACAGCATGGTGGAATTTGTTGCGCCGCAGGAATATATGGTCCGACCACCTCAACCTCTGGTCTACCTGTTTTTGATTGATGTGAGCTATGCATCAGTAACCAACGGTCTTTTGGCCACCACCGCTCGCACTATCCAAGAGAGCCTTGATCGCATCCCGAACGCAGACCGCCGTACCCGCCTCGGATTTATTGCAGTGGACTCAAGCCTGCACTACTTCAGCATTCCCCGGGATGAGTCAGAGTCCTCAGAGCCCCGCATGTTGGTTGTCAGTGATCTGGATGAGCCTTTCCTCCCCATCCCCGGTGATCTCCTGGTGACGCTGAGCGAATGCCGGGAGAACATTGAGGTCTTCCTCCGCAAGCTGCAGGAAATGTTTCAAAACACCCAAAACAACAGCTGTGCCATGGGTGCGGCATTGCGAGCTGGTTACAAGTTGATCTCTCCCGTTGGTGGAAAGATGACCGTGCTGAGCTCATCTTTGCCCAACATGGGTCACGGAGCGCTCACTATGAGAGAAGACAAGAAGGTGCTGGGCACTAGCAAGGAATCAAGTCTGCTCCAAACCGCAAACTCCTTCTACAAGAGCTTTGCAGTTGAATGTTCAAAAGCTCAAGTCTCCGTGGATATGTTCCTCTTCTCCTCGCAATACCAAGATGTGGCATCTTTGAGCTGCTTGCCCCGCTACACTGGTGGTCAGACCTACTTCTACCCTGGCTGGAACGCTGCACGGACTGAAGATGCAATGAAGTTCGCCCGTGAGTTCTCTGACTACCTCTCTTCGGAGATTGGTCTGGAGGCCGTTCTCCGCGTGCGTGCAACCACCGGTCTGCGCATGAACACCTTCTATGGCAACTTCTTCAACCGTAGCTCTGATCTCTGTGCTTTCCCGGCCTTCCCTCGTGATCAGGCCTACGTGGTCGAGGTGGCCATTGATGAGACAGTTACAAAGCCAGTCGTCTGCATGCAGGCTGCTGTCCTTCACACTACCTGCAATGGTGAACGTCGTATCCGTGTCTTGACCTTGGCGCTTCCCACGACCCAAAATCTGGCAGATGTCTACGCCTCCGCTGACCAGCAAGCCATTGCCACACTCTTCAGCCACAAGGCCGTCGAGCGCACATTGAGTAGCGGCCTCGAGCCCGCTCGTGAGGCACTTCAGGCCAAGATCGTGGAGCTTCTGCAGACCTACCGCAAGGAGCTTGCAGGAGGTAGCGTCAGCGGTGGTGGCCTCCAGTTCCCTGCTAACTTGAGAGCCTTGCCCGTCCTGTTCCTTGCGATGATCAAGAAC CTCGGTCTTCGCAAATCCGCCCAGATCCCCACGGACATGCGGTCGGCAGCTCTCTGCCTTCTGTCAACCCTGCCCCTACCGCTCCTCATCCAATTTATCCACCCGAGAATGTACTCCCTCCATGACATGCCCGACAATGCAGGTGTGCCTGATCCCCAGACCGGCGAAATCGTCCTGCCCCCTGCTGTCAACTTGTCCTCGGGTCGCCTCGTGCCCTACGGTCTGTACCTCATCGATGATGGTCAGACCCAGTTCCTCTGGGTTGGCCGTGATGCTGTTTCACAGCTTATTGAGGATGTCTTTGGTGTCCCTGACAAGTCGCAGCTGCGGGTGGGCAAGCAAACCCTCCCCGACGTTGAGAATGAGTTCAACCAGCGTGTGCGGGCCGTGGTTGAGAAGAGTCGGGATCACCGGGCCAAGGGTGTGGGCAGCATGACCGTGCCTCACCTGTACATCGTTCGCGAAGATGGCGAGCCCGGTCTGCGTCTCTGGGCTCAAACAATGCTGATTGAGGACCGTGCCGACCAAAGTGTCAGCTTGGATCAGTGGATGGGTTCCTTGCAGGAGAAGCTTTGA